A DNA window from Etheostoma spectabile isolate EspeVRDwgs_2016 chromosome 22, UIUC_Espe_1.0, whole genome shotgun sequence contains the following coding sequences:
- the psme2 gene encoding proteasome activator complex subunit 2, with product MSKKSTMKISRASAGKVEIFRQSLYNEAENLFSNYIPQKIVQLDALLMDDALSITDMSSLQAPLDIPIPDPPAPEEEEMETDKNEDDEKKKKKAPKCGFIKGNEKIMMLLERVKPEIVAFREAIITVSCWIQHLIPKIEDGNDFGVAIQEKILERITAVKTKVDGFQTNINKYFSERGDAVGKASKDTHVMDYRSLVREKDEAIYSEIRVIVLDIRGFYAELYDIISKNLEKVTNPKGEEKPSMY from the exons ATGTCAAagaaatcaacaatgaaaattagCAGAGCGAGTGCAGGGAAG GTGGAAATCTTCCGCCAGTCCCTGTATAATGAG GCAGAGAATCTTTTCTCCAACTACATCCCCCAGAAGATAGTACAGCTGGACGCTCTGCTGATG gatGACGCCCTCAGTATCACAGACATGTCCTCGCTGCAGGCTCCCCTGGACATCCCCATACCCGACCCCCCCGCCCCAGAGGAAGAG GAAATGGAGACGGATAAGAATGAAGACgatgagaagaaaaagaagaaag CCCCAAAATGTGGCTTCATCAAGGGGAATGAGAAGATCATGATGCTTCTAGAGAGGGTGAAACCCGAGATAGTGGCTTTCAGAGAGGCCATCATCACT GTCTCCTGCTGGATTCAGCACCTCATCCCAAAAATAGAAGATGGAAACGACTTTGGGGTCGCAATCCAG GAGAAGATCTTGGAGAGAATCACCGCAGTGAAGACCAAGGTCGACGGTTTTCAGACCAACATCAACAA GTACTTTTCGGAGCGGGGGGATGCGGTTGGAAAAGCTTCCAAAGACACTCATGTG ATGGACTACAGGTCTCTGGTCCGGGAGAAGGACGAGGCCATCTACTCCGAGATCAGAGTCATCGTGCTCGACATCCGCGGCTTCTAC GCCGAGCTGTACGACATCATCAGCAAGAATCTGGAAAAGGTGACCAATCcgaaaggagaggagaagccCTCCATGTACtga
- the lsm5 gene encoding U6 snRNA-associated Sm-like protein LSm5 — translation MAATPVTNPSQLLPLELVDKCIGSRIHIVMKTDKEIVGTLLGFDDFVNMVLEDVTEFEITPEGRRITKLDQILLNGNNITMLIPGGEGPEV, via the exons ATGGCGGCTACTCCAGTAACAAATCCGTCTCAGCTGCTCCCACTTG AGCTTGTGGACAAATGCATCGGCTCCCGAATTCACATCGTCATGAAAACGGATAAAGAAATCGTCGGCACCCTGCTGGGTTTCGACGACTTTGTCA ACATGGTCCTGGAGGACGTGACAGAATT TGAAATCACACCAGAGGGACGGAGGATAACCAAACTGGACCAGATCCTTCTCAACGGCAATAACATCACCATG CTCATTCCTGGAGGAGAAGGTCCTGAAGTGTGA